A genomic stretch from Streptomyces sp. QL37 includes:
- the thrC gene encoding threonine synthase, which translates to MAVQTVAADTNTSAVDLGPAAALSCRECGERFELGPIFACASCFGPLEVAYDLPSGSPEELKKRIAEGPNNIWRYAPLLPVPADVADKPNINPGFTKLVKADNLARELGVTGGLYVKDDSGNPTHSFKDRVVAIAVEAARAFGFTTLSCSSTGNLAGAVGAAAARAGFRSCVFIPHDLEQGKVVMAAVYGGELVGIEGNYDDVNRFCSELIGDPLGEGWGFVNVNLRPYYGEGSKTLAYEICEQLGWQLPDQLVIPIASGSQLTKIDKGLQELIKLGLVEDKPYKIFGAQAEGCSPVSTAFKAGHDVVRPQKPNTIAKSLAIGNPADGPYVLDIARRTGGAVEDVNDEQVVDAIKLLARTEGIFAETAGGVTVGVTKKLIEAGLLDPSLTTVVLNTGDGLKTLDAVAPTTGLSATIRPSLDAFRDAGLAAAN; encoded by the coding sequence ATGGCCGTGCAGACAGTTGCAGCCGACACCAATACCTCCGCAGTGGACCTCGGTCCCGCCGCGGCACTTTCCTGCCGCGAATGCGGCGAGCGTTTCGAGCTCGGTCCCATTTTCGCCTGTGCGTCCTGTTTCGGGCCGCTCGAAGTGGCGTACGACCTGCCGAGCGGCTCCCCCGAAGAGCTGAAGAAGCGCATCGCCGAGGGCCCGAACAACATCTGGCGCTACGCGCCGCTGCTGCCGGTCCCCGCCGATGTCGCGGACAAGCCCAACATCAACCCCGGTTTCACGAAGCTGGTCAAGGCCGACAACCTCGCCCGCGAGCTGGGCGTGACCGGTGGTCTGTACGTCAAGGACGACTCCGGCAACCCGACGCACTCCTTCAAGGACCGTGTCGTCGCCATCGCCGTCGAGGCCGCCCGCGCCTTCGGGTTCACCACCCTCTCCTGCTCCTCCACCGGCAACCTCGCCGGTGCGGTGGGTGCCGCCGCCGCCCGCGCCGGCTTCCGCTCCTGCGTGTTCATCCCGCACGACCTGGAGCAGGGCAAGGTCGTCATGGCCGCGGTGTACGGCGGCGAGCTGGTCGGCATCGAGGGCAATTACGACGACGTCAACCGCTTCTGCTCGGAGCTCATCGGCGACCCGCTCGGCGAGGGCTGGGGCTTCGTCAACGTCAACCTCCGGCCGTACTACGGCGAGGGCTCCAAGACCCTGGCGTACGAGATCTGTGAGCAGCTCGGCTGGCAGCTGCCCGACCAGCTCGTCATCCCGATCGCGTCCGGCTCGCAGCTCACGAAGATCGACAAGGGTCTGCAGGAGCTGATCAAGCTCGGCCTCGTCGAGGACAAGCCGTACAAGATCTTCGGTGCCCAGGCCGAGGGCTGCTCCCCGGTCTCCACCGCCTTCAAGGCCGGCCACGACGTGGTGCGGCCGCAGAAGCCGAACACCATCGCCAAGTCCCTGGCGATCGGCAACCCGGCCGACGGCCCCTACGTCCTGGACATCGCCCGGCGCACCGGCGGCGCCGTGGAGGACGTGAACGACGAGCAGGTCGTCGACGCGATCAAGCTGCTCGCCCGCACCGAGGGCATCTTCGCGGAGACCGCGGGCGGGGTGACGGTCGGCGTGACGAAGAAGCTGATCGAGGCCGGTCTGCTCGACCCGTCCCTCACCACCGTCGTCCTGAACACCGGTGACGGACTGAAGACGCTCGACGCGGTCGCCCCCACGACCGGCCTGTCGGCGACGATCCGGCCCAGCCTGGACGCGTTCCGCGACGCGGGCCTCGCCGCCGCCAACTGA
- the groL gene encoding chaperonin GroEL (60 kDa chaperone family; promotes refolding of misfolded polypeptides especially under stressful conditions; forms two stacked rings of heptamers to form a barrel-shaped 14mer; ends can be capped by GroES; misfolded proteins enter the barrel where they are refolded when GroES binds), which yields MAKIIAFDEEARRGLERGMNQLADAVKVTLGPKGRNVVLEKKWGAPTITNDGVSIAKEIELEDPYEKIGAELVKEVAKKTDDVAGDGTTTATVLAQALVREGLRNVAAGANPMALKRGIEKAVEAVSAALLEQAKDVETKEQIASTASISAADTEIGAKIAEAMDKVGKEGVITVEESQTFGLELELTEGMRFDKGYISAYFATDMERMESSFDDPYILIVNSKISNVKDLLPLLEKVMQSGKPLLIIAEDVEGEALSTLVVNKIRGTFKSVAVKAPGFGDRRKAMLGDIAILTGGTVISEEVGLKLENAGLDLLGTARKVVITKDETTIVDGGGDSDQVQGRVKQIRAEIENSDSDYDREKLQERLAKLAGGVAVIKAGAATEVELKERKHRIEDAVRNAKAAVEEGIVAGGGVALLQASAVFEKLDLTGDEATGANAVKLALEAPLKQIAVNGGLEGGVIVEKVRNLPIGHGLNAATGEYVDMIAEGIIDPAKVTRSALQNASSIAALFLTTEAVIADKPEKAAAAAPGGMPGGDMDF from the coding sequence ATGGCCAAGATCATCGCGTTCGACGAGGAGGCACGGCGCGGTCTCGAGCGCGGGATGAACCAGCTCGCCGACGCCGTCAAGGTCACCCTCGGCCCCAAGGGCCGTAACGTCGTCCTCGAGAAGAAGTGGGGCGCGCCCACGATCACCAACGATGGTGTTTCCATCGCCAAGGAGATCGAGCTCGAGGACCCGTACGAGAAGATCGGTGCGGAGCTGGTCAAGGAGGTCGCCAAGAAGACGGACGACGTCGCCGGCGACGGTACGACCACCGCCACCGTTCTCGCCCAGGCGCTCGTCCGCGAGGGCCTGCGCAACGTCGCCGCGGGTGCCAACCCGATGGCTCTGAAGCGTGGCATCGAGAAGGCCGTCGAGGCCGTCTCCGCCGCTCTGCTGGAGCAGGCGAAGGACGTGGAGACCAAGGAGCAGATCGCTTCGACGGCCTCCATCTCCGCTGCCGACACCGAGATCGGCGCCAAGATCGCCGAGGCGATGGACAAGGTCGGCAAGGAAGGCGTCATCACCGTCGAGGAGTCCCAGACCTTCGGTCTGGAGCTCGAGCTCACCGAGGGTATGCGCTTCGACAAGGGCTACATCTCGGCGTACTTCGCCACCGACATGGAGCGCATGGAGTCGTCCTTCGACGACCCGTACATCCTGATCGTCAACTCCAAGATCAGCAACGTGAAGGACCTCCTTCCGCTGCTCGAGAAGGTCATGCAGTCGGGCAAGCCCCTGCTGATCATCGCGGAGGACGTCGAGGGCGAGGCCCTGTCGACCCTGGTCGTCAACAAGATCCGTGGCACCTTCAAGTCCGTCGCCGTCAAGGCTCCGGGCTTCGGTGACCGCCGCAAGGCCATGCTCGGCGACATCGCCATCCTCACCGGTGGCACCGTCATCTCCGAGGAGGTCGGTCTCAAGCTGGAGAACGCCGGTCTCGACCTGCTCGGCACCGCTCGCAAGGTCGTCATCACCAAGGACGAGACGACCATCGTCGACGGTGGCGGCGACAGCGACCAGGTCCAGGGTCGCGTCAAGCAGATCCGTGCCGAGATCGAGAACTCCGACTCGGACTACGACCGCGAGAAGCTCCAGGAGCGCCTCGCGAAGCTGGCCGGCGGCGTGGCCGTCATCAAGGCCGGCGCCGCCACCGAGGTGGAGCTCAAGGAGCGCAAGCACCGCATCGAGGACGCGGTGCGCAACGCCAAGGCCGCCGTCGAGGAGGGCATCGTCGCCGGTGGTGGCGTGGCTCTGCTCCAGGCCTCGGCCGTCTTCGAGAAGCTCGACCTGACCGGTGACGAGGCCACGGGCGCCAACGCCGTGAAGCTCGCGCTGGAGGCCCCGCTCAAGCAGATCGCCGTCAACGGTGGTCTCGAGGGTGGCGTCATCGTCGAGAAGGTGCGCAACCTGCCGATCGGTCACGGCCTCAACGCCGCGACCGGCGAGTACGTCGACATGATCGCCGAGGGCATCATCGACCCGGCGAAGGTCACGCGCTCCGCTCTGCAGAACGCCTCGTCCATCGCGGCGCTCTTCCTCACCACCGAGGCCGTCATCGCCGACAAGCCGGAGAAGGCCGCTGCGGCCGCTCCGGGCGGCATGCCGGGCGGTGACATGGACTTCTGA
- a CDS encoding VgrG-related protein, with translation MVQTAFSSIMQVTIGGAKLPAAIAPMLVEGWVDQGAGVPAAFRLTFRDPHHLVLGELSVQFGTRVVLTPVADGQGIGKPLLTGEVTGMEADYDGTGSFTVIRGYDFGHRLMRQRRVAAYRNQSASDIARKLVGMDGVPIGRIQSTKGAYGFISQSNVTDWDFLARLADENGMVMSLDPKGKFRFVKPNPSSGAPSPSTDGDKSPFVLQAGHDILRLRAAVTAADQVGEVESRGWNVTTKKKITEVSPAKTDPGITIGLTPGEAAGKFKAAKLVETGNPYDKQDEVRHASQSLAADVTSSFAELEVVVRGNPDLRPGVPVALADVGKPFEGKYTVTSVRHVFGDGKHYESWVTVSGRQWRSLYGLASGGGTPDGGRLPSVANAIVTDVQDPLKQGRVKLQFPWLDNTYVSDWARSVQLGGVGGGGVFPMDVGDEVLVAFDRGALDHPFVIGGLYNGRDVPTTNDVPLHDGLKKKATRHTVSDRQGNRVDLLSQRTGGRNQGVRIASGDDRLTINLDRTKTEITVDSKGAVSITGSRSVSVEAGTNLSLSGRRSVSIKSGGPLTLQGQGMVNLRSTGGVVSVNAMGALNLSATGAASLSATGIISVQSVANVNIKSVKLDLMGGFFVNTIKYPFG, from the coding sequence ATGGTGCAGACCGCTTTCTCCAGCATCATGCAGGTCACCATCGGCGGTGCGAAGCTGCCCGCCGCCATCGCCCCGATGCTCGTCGAGGGCTGGGTCGACCAGGGCGCCGGCGTCCCCGCGGCGTTCCGGCTCACCTTCCGCGACCCGCACCACCTGGTGCTCGGCGAGCTGAGCGTGCAGTTCGGCACCCGGGTGGTCCTCACGCCGGTGGCGGACGGCCAGGGCATCGGCAAGCCGCTGCTGACCGGCGAGGTCACCGGCATGGAGGCCGACTACGACGGCACCGGCAGCTTCACCGTCATCCGCGGCTACGACTTCGGGCACCGGCTGATGCGCCAGCGCCGCGTCGCCGCGTACCGCAATCAGTCGGCCTCCGACATCGCCCGCAAGCTCGTCGGCATGGACGGCGTGCCCATCGGCCGCATCCAGTCGACGAAGGGCGCGTACGGGTTCATCAGCCAGTCCAACGTCACCGACTGGGACTTCCTGGCCCGGCTCGCCGACGAGAACGGCATGGTGATGTCCCTGGACCCCAAGGGGAAGTTCCGGTTCGTCAAACCGAACCCGTCGTCCGGCGCCCCCTCCCCCAGCACGGACGGCGACAAGAGCCCTTTCGTCCTCCAGGCCGGCCACGACATCCTGCGTCTGCGGGCCGCCGTCACCGCCGCCGACCAGGTCGGTGAGGTCGAGTCGCGCGGCTGGAACGTCACCACCAAGAAGAAGATCACCGAGGTCTCGCCCGCCAAGACCGATCCCGGCATCACCATCGGCCTCACCCCGGGAGAGGCCGCCGGAAAGTTCAAGGCGGCCAAGCTCGTCGAGACCGGCAACCCCTACGACAAGCAGGACGAGGTGAGACACGCCTCGCAGTCCCTCGCCGCCGACGTCACCTCCTCCTTCGCCGAGCTGGAGGTCGTGGTGCGCGGAAACCCGGACCTGCGGCCCGGTGTGCCCGTGGCGCTCGCCGACGTCGGCAAGCCCTTCGAGGGGAAGTACACCGTCACCTCCGTGCGCCATGTGTTCGGCGACGGCAAGCACTACGAGTCCTGGGTCACCGTCAGCGGACGCCAGTGGCGCTCGCTGTACGGGCTGGCCTCGGGCGGCGGCACCCCCGACGGCGGGCGGCTGCCCAGCGTCGCCAACGCCATCGTCACCGACGTGCAGGACCCGCTCAAGCAGGGCAGGGTCAAGCTCCAGTTCCCGTGGCTCGACAACACCTATGTCAGCGACTGGGCGCGCAGCGTGCAGCTCGGCGGTGTGGGTGGCGGCGGCGTCTTCCCCATGGACGTCGGCGACGAGGTGCTGGTCGCCTTCGACCGGGGGGCGCTGGACCACCCGTTCGTGATCGGCGGTCTCTACAACGGCCGGGACGTGCCGACCACCAACGACGTGCCCCTGCACGACGGCCTCAAGAAGAAGGCCACCCGGCACACCGTGTCCGACCGCCAGGGCAACCGCGTCGACCTGCTGAGCCAGCGGACCGGCGGGCGGAACCAGGGCGTCCGGATCGCCAGCGGCGACGACAGGCTGACCATCAACCTCGACCGCACCAAGACCGAGATCACCGTCGACAGCAAGGGCGCGGTCAGCATCACGGGCAGCCGCTCGGTGTCGGTGGAGGCGGGCACGAACCTCTCGCTGAGCGGGCGCCGGTCGGTGTCGATCAAGAGCGGCGGGCCGCTCACCCTCCAGGGGCAGGGCATGGTCAACCTCCGGTCCACGGGCGGCGTGGTCAGCGTGAACGCGATGGGCGCCCTGAACCTGTCGGCGACCGGCGCCGCGTCGCTCTCCGCCACGGGGATCATCTCGGTCCAGTCCGTGGCCAACGTGAACATCAAGTCCGTGAAGCTCGACCTCATGGGCGGCTTCTTCGTCAACACCATCAAGTACCCGTTCGGATGA
- a CDS encoding cold-shock protein translates to MAQGTVKWFNAEKGYGFIAVDGGADVFVHYSAIQMDGYRTLEEGQRVEFEISQGQKGPQADMVKLAVG, encoded by the coding sequence ATGGCTCAGGGCACCGTCAAGTGGTTCAACGCGGAGAAGGGGTACGGCTTCATCGCGGTCGACGGTGGTGCGGATGTTTTCGTCCACTACAGCGCGATCCAGATGGACGGGTACCGCACCCTCGAAGAGGGTCAGCGAGTTGAATTCGAGATCTCGCAGGGCCAGAAGGGGCCGCAGGCGGACATGGTCAAGCTCGCCGTCGGCTGA
- a CDS encoding putative baseplate assembly protein, with amino-acid sequence MSLPSPNLDDRRFQQFVDDAKRYIQQRAPEWTDHNVSDPGVTLVETVAHMADQIVYRLNRVPEKNHLAFLDLVGITLFPPAAARTDVTFWLSAPQEEAIAVPVGTEVATVRSERESAVVFATERELTVVPSALRHLVVQHQGEPVADRTDDLAEGKDLLCFAESPTPGDCMLIGLTAAVPHCALALELDSRVDGVGVDPRQPPLVWEAWTEDGWRPCEVDRDGTGGLNRPGDIVLHIPGGHVLSRNGGQEAGWLRCRVTEPQPGQPFYATSPTIRSAEAYTIGGTTGVVHAEAVYDEALGESIGLPGQRLRLTHAPVVGDDPPLWLQTAEHDGWEDWQVVPHFAASRPDDRHITLDAATGEIAFGPAVREPDGTLRQYGAVAPKGSVIRARRYRTGGGREGNVARGTVQVLRTSIPYVAEVVNREAARGGVDGETVEEAKLRAPITLRAQERAVTLRDYEELARRAAPETARITCLEGEESEYGAYAIRVLVVPQAVPDPGGRLRFEQLVPGDALLGRITRHLDERRLIGTRVAVGPPYYQGVTVVATVHAFRGVDTDRVRRQVHDALYHHLDPLTGGADGRGWPFGRPVQAGEVFAVLQRVPGVELVDEVILHPADPLTGKRGDPTNRIDLEPPSLVFSFDHRVRVIGDGA; translated from the coding sequence ATGTCTCTGCCCTCCCCCAACCTCGACGACCGCCGCTTCCAGCAGTTCGTCGACGACGCCAAGCGCTACATCCAGCAGCGCGCCCCGGAGTGGACCGACCACAACGTCTCCGACCCGGGTGTCACCCTCGTCGAGACGGTCGCGCACATGGCCGACCAGATCGTCTACCGCCTCAACCGGGTGCCGGAGAAGAACCACCTGGCCTTCCTCGACCTCGTCGGCATCACCCTCTTCCCGCCGGCCGCCGCCCGCACCGACGTCACGTTCTGGCTGTCCGCCCCGCAGGAGGAGGCGATAGCCGTGCCGGTCGGCACCGAGGTGGCGACCGTACGCTCGGAGCGCGAGAGCGCCGTCGTCTTCGCCACCGAACGCGAACTGACCGTCGTGCCCAGCGCGCTCCGCCACCTCGTGGTGCAGCACCAGGGCGAGCCAGTCGCCGACCGCACCGACGACCTGGCCGAGGGCAAGGACCTGCTCTGCTTCGCAGAGTCCCCCACCCCCGGCGACTGCATGCTGATCGGCCTCACCGCCGCCGTCCCGCACTGCGCACTCGCCCTCGAACTCGACAGCCGCGTCGACGGTGTCGGCGTCGACCCCCGGCAGCCCCCGCTCGTGTGGGAGGCCTGGACCGAGGACGGCTGGCGGCCCTGCGAGGTCGACCGCGACGGCACCGGCGGCCTCAACCGGCCCGGCGACATCGTCCTGCACATCCCCGGCGGCCACGTCCTCTCCCGCAACGGCGGACAGGAGGCGGGCTGGCTGCGCTGCCGCGTCACCGAACCCCAGCCCGGCCAGCCCTTCTACGCCACGTCGCCGACCATCCGGTCCGCCGAGGCCTACACCATCGGCGGCACCACCGGCGTCGTGCACGCCGAGGCCGTGTACGACGAGGCGCTCGGCGAGTCCATCGGGCTGCCCGGCCAGCGGCTGCGGCTCACCCACGCCCCCGTGGTCGGCGACGACCCGCCGCTGTGGCTCCAGACCGCCGAGCACGACGGCTGGGAGGACTGGCAGGTGGTCCCGCACTTCGCCGCGTCCCGTCCCGACGACCGGCACATCACCCTGGACGCCGCGACCGGCGAGATCGCCTTCGGCCCCGCCGTCCGCGAACCCGACGGCACCCTCCGCCAGTACGGCGCCGTCGCCCCCAAGGGCTCCGTCATCCGAGCCCGCCGCTACCGCACCGGGGGCGGCCGGGAGGGCAACGTGGCCCGCGGCACCGTACAGGTCCTGCGCACCTCCATCCCGTACGTCGCCGAGGTCGTCAACCGCGAAGCCGCCCGTGGCGGCGTCGACGGCGAGACGGTCGAGGAGGCCAAGCTCCGGGCCCCCATCACCCTCCGGGCCCAGGAACGCGCCGTCACCCTGCGCGACTACGAGGAACTCGCCCGCCGGGCCGCCCCCGAGACGGCCCGCATCACCTGCCTGGAGGGCGAGGAGAGCGAGTACGGGGCCTACGCGATACGGGTCCTCGTCGTGCCCCAGGCCGTCCCCGACCCCGGCGGCCGGCTCCGCTTCGAACAACTCGTCCCGGGTGACGCGCTGCTCGGCCGCATCACCCGCCACCTCGACGAACGCCGCCTCATCGGCACCCGGGTCGCCGTCGGCCCGCCCTACTACCAGGGCGTCACCGTGGTGGCCACCGTCCACGCCTTCCGCGGGGTCGACACCGACCGCGTACGCCGCCAGGTCCACGACGCCCTCTACCACCACCTCGACCCGCTCACCGGGGGCGCAGACGGACGCGGCTGGCCCTTCGGCCGCCCGGTCCAGGCGGGCGAGGTCTTCGCCGTCCTCCAGCGGGTCCCCGGGGTCGAACTGGTCGACGAGGTCATCCTGCACCCCGCCGACCCGCTGACCGGCAAGCGCGGCGACCCGACCAACCGCATCGACCTCGAACCGCCGTCGCTGGTCTTCTCCTTCGACCACCGCGTACGGGTGATCGGAGACGGGGCGTGA
- a CDS encoding MoaD/ThiS family protein — MSVKVRIPTILRTYTGGQAEVPAEGATLSEVIASLEQNHPGIGARVLDDQGKLRRFVNVYVNDDDVRFEGGLDAVTPDGAGVSIIPAVAGG, encoded by the coding sequence ATGAGCGTCAAGGTCCGTATCCCCACCATCCTCCGCACCTACACGGGCGGTCAGGCCGAGGTCCCGGCCGAGGGTGCGACCCTCTCCGAGGTCATCGCGTCCCTGGAGCAGAACCACCCGGGCATCGGCGCCCGTGTCCTGGACGACCAGGGCAAGCTGCGCCGCTTCGTCAACGTGTACGTCAACGACGACGACGTGCGCTTCGAGGGCGGCCTGGACGCGGTCACCCCGGACGGCGCGGGCGTCTCGATCATCCCGGCCGTCGCCGGAGGCTGA
- a CDS encoding GPW/gp25 family protein: MAEQFVGSGWAFPLRIGPTGGIALVSGEREVEEAIRLVLATAPGERPMRPEFGCAIHDLVFAPVNEQTAGRIQHEVHASLDRWEPRIEVHEVEVTAGAEQNVLFIDVRYAIRGTNNPRSLVFPFYVIPSHDEPGEPGPSGGSGAPSESDR, from the coding sequence ATGGCCGAACAGTTCGTCGGTTCCGGCTGGGCCTTCCCGCTGCGCATCGGGCCCACGGGCGGCATCGCGCTCGTCAGCGGGGAGCGGGAGGTCGAGGAGGCCATCAGGCTCGTCCTGGCTACCGCCCCGGGCGAGCGGCCGATGCGCCCCGAGTTCGGATGTGCCATCCACGACCTCGTCTTCGCACCGGTCAACGAGCAGACCGCCGGCCGCATCCAGCACGAGGTCCACGCCAGCCTGGACCGCTGGGAGCCCCGCATCGAGGTCCACGAGGTCGAGGTCACCGCCGGCGCGGAACAGAACGTCCTCTTCATCGACGTCCGTTACGCCATCCGCGGCACCAACAACCCGCGCAGCCTGGTCTTCCCGTTCTACGTCATCCCCTCCCACGACGAACCCGGGGAGCCGGGCCCCTCCGGCGGCTCCGGTGCCCCTTCCGAAAGCGACCGCTGA
- a CDS encoding zinc ribbon domain-containing protein, with amino-acid sequence MTTQNCAECGTRAEPGQSFCDACGAVLSWSPGPRAGSTAPATGSTPPAGSASPGNGPHATPSAGVGVHTGATATAATAPGDAGPSAATPDASRLPRHHRDAQEPGRTNTADGGTDGWATAAPGATDGRHPGETDPTVPLPTSGESAADRARSLLVPVTEPEPSHSSPPPAAAPVLPGRPDTDRPQVRVPGPQQDTGNGPPCSWCATPNRPDRHYCARCAMPLAGNDERAPAPLPWWRRLAGSRRNENPWAGDRPRIRRAFDRVGTWITAAVVVTLAVLGVVYIPDGIQATKDHFAKRAMVAPNELAASRSWTGHKPQLAFDKVNNTWWGPGVTQSGEGEWIEARFDQPTRLLDVIITPGVSIRPDDLNKSALPQRIKATITTKDGKQTTRQLTLDQGSGGQRRAFRVGEAVKVRFTVESAHAASSDKQVAIAEIEFFGPSNTDGS; translated from the coding sequence ATGACCACGCAGAACTGCGCCGAGTGCGGCACCCGCGCGGAACCGGGGCAGTCGTTCTGCGACGCCTGCGGCGCCGTGCTCAGCTGGAGCCCAGGCCCCCGCGCCGGCAGTACGGCACCGGCCACCGGTTCCACCCCGCCCGCAGGATCCGCGTCGCCCGGCAACGGCCCGCACGCGACCCCCTCCGCCGGCGTCGGCGTCCACACCGGCGCCACCGCCACCGCCGCCACGGCACCCGGCGACGCAGGCCCGTCGGCCGCGACGCCCGACGCCTCGCGCCTGCCCCGCCACCACCGCGACGCCCAGGAACCCGGCCGCACGAACACCGCGGACGGCGGTACCGACGGCTGGGCCACCGCCGCGCCCGGCGCCACCGACGGCCGGCACCCGGGCGAGACCGACCCCACCGTGCCGCTGCCCACCTCCGGCGAGAGCGCGGCCGACCGCGCCCGCTCCCTCCTCGTCCCGGTCACCGAGCCCGAGCCGTCCCACTCCTCACCGCCCCCGGCCGCCGCTCCGGTCCTGCCCGGCCGCCCCGACACCGATCGGCCTCAGGTACGCGTCCCAGGCCCCCAGCAGGACACCGGGAACGGCCCGCCCTGCTCCTGGTGCGCCACCCCCAACCGCCCCGACCGCCACTACTGCGCCCGCTGCGCGATGCCGCTCGCCGGCAACGACGAACGCGCTCCCGCCCCCCTCCCGTGGTGGCGCCGCCTCGCGGGCTCCCGCCGGAACGAGAACCCGTGGGCCGGCGACAGGCCCCGCATCCGCCGCGCGTTCGACCGCGTCGGCACATGGATCACCGCCGCCGTCGTCGTCACCCTGGCCGTGCTCGGCGTGGTGTACATCCCCGACGGCATCCAGGCCACCAAGGACCACTTCGCCAAGCGCGCGATGGTCGCTCCCAACGAGCTCGCGGCGTCCCGCTCCTGGACCGGCCACAAGCCGCAGCTCGCCTTCGACAAGGTCAACAACACGTGGTGGGGCCCCGGGGTCACCCAGTCCGGTGAGGGCGAGTGGATCGAGGCCCGCTTCGACCAGCCGACCCGGCTCCTGGACGTGATCATCACGCCGGGCGTGTCCATCCGCCCCGACGACCTCAACAAGTCCGCGCTGCCGCAGCGCATCAAGGCGACGATCACGACGAAGGACGGAAAGCAGACGACCCGACAGCTGACCCTGGACCAGGGCTCGGGCGGCCAGCGGCGCGCCTTCCGCGTCGGCGAGGCCGTCAAGGTGCGGTTCACCGTCGAGTCGGCCCACGCCGCGTCCTCGGACAAGCAGGTGGCCATCGCCGAGATCGAGTTCTTCGGCCCGTCGAACACCGACGGGTCCTGA
- a CDS encoding phage tail protein — MRGSVDGLGSSTPTSTKLPAALAEDDLAQRFVGGLDDVLAPILNVLDCVDAYFDPALTPVDFAQWLSTWVGAETDGTEPEPRLRAAVAAARPAHMPYTVTVTAAERTQER; from the coding sequence ATGAGAGGCTCCGTCGACGGCCTCGGCTCGTCCACACCCACAAGCACAAAGCTCCCCGCCGCCCTCGCGGAAGACGATCTCGCCCAGCGCTTCGTCGGCGGACTCGACGACGTCCTGGCGCCGATCCTGAACGTACTCGACTGCGTGGACGCCTACTTCGACCCCGCCCTCACCCCGGTGGACTTCGCCCAGTGGCTCAGCACCTGGGTCGGCGCCGAGACCGACGGCACCGAACCGGAGCCACGGCTGCGCGCCGCCGTGGCCGCCGCCCGCCCCGCGCACATGCCCTACACCGTCACCGTGACGGCAGCCGAAAGGACCCAGGAGAGATGA
- a CDS encoding glucosyl-3-phosphoglycerate synthase, whose product MLEEVERWLTRRSWSAADRPLDRLTAARAKDPRRSRVSVVLPALNEEATVGAIVAEIRRELMEKVRLVDELVVIDSGSTDATADAARLAGARVVHRDAILPRIPAFPGKGEVLWRSLLVTSGEIVCFVDADLKDFSADFVSGIVGPLLTDPSVHFVKAMYDRPLGDAAGQGGRVTELVARPLLNLHWPRLAGFVQPLGGEYAVRRSLLERLPFPVGYGVELGLLVDALHTAGLDALAQVDVGVRKHRHQDGQALGRMAATIYRTAQLRLSRGALVRPEITQFERGPDGFVPHTHAVDTEERPPMREIAEYASRNAA is encoded by the coding sequence GTGCTGGAAGAGGTGGAACGCTGGCTGACCAGGCGTTCCTGGTCGGCTGCCGACCGCCCGCTGGACCGGCTGACGGCCGCGCGGGCGAAGGATCCGCGCCGCTCGCGCGTGAGCGTCGTCCTGCCCGCGCTGAACGAGGAGGCGACCGTCGGCGCGATCGTCGCGGAGATCCGGCGCGAGCTGATGGAGAAGGTGCGACTCGTCGACGAACTGGTGGTGATCGACTCCGGATCCACCGACGCCACCGCCGACGCGGCACGGCTGGCCGGCGCCCGGGTCGTGCACCGCGACGCGATACTCCCCCGGATCCCCGCATTCCCCGGCAAGGGCGAGGTCCTGTGGCGATCACTGCTGGTGACCAGCGGGGAGATCGTCTGCTTCGTCGACGCGGACCTCAAGGACTTCTCCGCCGACTTCGTCTCCGGGATCGTCGGCCCGCTGCTGACCGACCCCTCCGTGCACTTCGTGAAGGCCATGTACGACCGGCCGCTGGGCGACGCCGCGGGCCAGGGCGGCCGGGTGACCGAGCTGGTGGCCCGCCCGCTGCTCAATCTGCACTGGCCGCGCCTGGCCGGCTTCGTCCAGCCCCTGGGCGGCGAGTACGCGGTACGGCGCTCCCTGCTGGAGCGGCTCCCCTTCCCCGTGGGTTACGGAGTGGAGCTGGGCCTGCTCGTCGACGCGCTGCACACGGCCGGCCTGGACGCACTGGCCCAGGTCGACGTCGGCGTACGCAAACACCGCCACCAGGACGGCCAGGCACTCGGCCGGATGGCGGCCACGATCTACCGGACGGCGCAGCTCCGGCTCTCCCGGGGGGCCCTCGTACGCCCCGAGATCACCCAGTTCGAGCGAGGGCCCGACGGATTCGTCCCGCACACCCATGCGGTGGACACCGAGGAACGCCCCCCGATGCGCGAGATCGCGGAGTACGCCTCGCGGAACGCGGCGTAA